The proteins below come from a single Clupea harengus chromosome 21, Ch_v2.0.2, whole genome shotgun sequence genomic window:
- the cflara gene encoding CASP8 and FADD-like apoptosis regulator a, whose product MEDGLASSVNRMADALSMHELRTLHFLCSDLLPNTCVEDLRGALISLAQAAGNSHSTRMILTELMFHLKRFDILKKVLGTSRQEVESMLESRQVLSRYRVLMVDLSADLGKDELHSLVFLLSGRLPRVKLESASSFLDVVTELEKLDDVSPEKLDLIEQGFQDIHRVDLVRKIQMFQKKGTPRKHLDHNQETKRGVCSPTSPPPRLTVCPIVQTKGSSLASKGLKMSVAETGVHCQQAPEEYIMETIPRGVCIIIDCVGCDGDMLKQTFQHLGFKVILHTLLCLVDTHSVLRVLSRSPDLQKSSAFVCCLLSRGSETHILATESSGPGLSLVAVRQLFDAQSCPALKGKPKLFFVQIYAIQEAHVWSSQIDECLETDDWGPSGCSNWQTDAVKTIPVSADVLSCVCMTDAQLLDRRGHQSVYWEVMRSTLLRFHGRRIPLLDALTEVNRAVCEYSQRNANESYSISLSHTLRKTLYL is encoded by the exons ATGGAAGATGGACTGGCTAGCTCAGTGAATCGTATGGCCGATGCCCTGTCCATGCATGAGTTACGGACACTGCACTTCCTGTGCTCAGACCTTCTACCCAACACCTGTGTGGAAGACCTGAGAGGGGCCCTTATCTCGCTGGCTCAAGCCGCTGGGAACAGTCATTCTACCCGTATGATCCTAACGGAGCTCATGTTTCACTTGAAGCGCTTCGACATTCTGAAGAAGGTTCTAGGGACGAGCCGACAGGAGGTGGAAAGTATGCTGGAAAGCAGACAGGTCCTCTCTAGATACAg GGTGTTGATGGTTGATCTGAGTGCTGATCTTGGGAAAGATGAACTCCACTCTTTGGTCTTTCTCCTTAGTGGCAGACTTCCCCGTGTAAAGCTGGAGAGTGCCTCT AGCTTTCTGGATGTGGTGACAGAACTGGAGAAACTCGATGATGTGTCCCCTGAAAAGCTGGACCTAATTGAGCAGGGCTTCcaggacattcacagagttgaCCTTGTGAGGAAGATCCAGATGTTTCAAAAGAAAG gaaCTCCTAGGAAACATTTGGACCACAATCAAGAG ACCAAGAGAGGAGTCTGTTCCCCTACCAGTCCCCCTCCTCGCCTGACCGTCTGTCCTATTGTACAGACTAAGGGATCATCTTTAG CATCAAAAGGGCTAAAGATGTCAGTGGCCGAAACAGGGGTGCATTGTCAACAG GCCCCTGAAGAGTATATCATGGAAACCATTCCCCGTGGTGTGTGCATAATCATAGACTGTGTGGGTTGTGATGGAG ACATGCTAAAGCAAACATTTCAGCACTTGGGCTTCAAGGTCATCCTGCATACATTACTGTGTTTGGTGGACACCCACAGTGTCCTGAGGGTACTGTCCCGAAGTCCAGACCTTCAGAAATCATCAGCATTCGTCTGCTGTCTCCTCAGTCGTGGTTCGGAGACACATATCCTCGCCACGGAGTCCAGTGGCCCCGGTCTGAGCCTGGTTGCTGTAAGGCAGCTCTTTGATGCACAAAGCTGCCCAGCATTGAAAGGCAAACCCAAACTTTTCTTCGTCCAGATCTATGCGATTCAGGAGGCCCATGTTTGGTCCTCACAGATAGACGAGTGCCTGGAGACTGATGATTGGGGACCGTCTGGGTGTTCGAACTGGCAGACTGATGCTGTAAAAACGATTCCAGTCAGCGCAGacgtgttgagctgtgtgtgcatgactgacGCCCAGTTGTTGGATAGGAGGGGGCACCAGTCTGTGTATTGGGAGGTCATGAGGTCAACCCTACTGAGGTTTCATGGCAG GAGAATACCACTGCTCGACGCGCTCACCGAGGTgaacagagcagtgtgtgaatACAGCCAGAGGAACGCCAACGAAAGCTACAGCATTAGCCTGAGTCATACACTGAGAAAGACTCTTTACCTCTAA